A stretch of the Apteryx mantelli isolate bAptMan1 chromosome 3, bAptMan1.hap1, whole genome shotgun sequence genome encodes the following:
- the LOC106499528 gene encoding beta-soluble NSF attachment protein, protein MDSSGKEREAVQLMAEAEKRVKGSHSFLRGLFGGNTRVEEACEMYTRAANMFKIAKNWSAAGNAFCQAAKLHMQLQSKHDSATSFVDAGNAYKKADPQEAINCLNAAIDIYTDMGRFTIAAKHHITIAEIYEAELVDIEKAIAHYEQAADYYKGEESNSSANKCLLKVAAYAAQLEQYQKAIEIYEQVGTNTMDNPLLKYSAKEYFFKAALCHFIVDELNAKLALEKYEEMFPAFTDSRECKLLKKLLEAHEEQNCEAYTEAVKEFDSISRLDQWLTTMLLRIKKSIQGEGDGDLK, encoded by the exons ATGGACAGCTCGGGCAAGGAGCGGGAGGCCGTGCAGCTCATGGCCGAGGCCGAGAAGCGGGTCAAGGGCTCGCACTCCTTCCTGCGGGGGCTCTTCGG GGGAAATACCAGAGTAGAGGAAGCCTGTGAAATGTATACCAGGGCTGCAAACATGTTCAAGATAGCTAAAAACTGGAGTG CCGCAGGGAATGCGTTTTGCCAGGCAGCCAAACTTCacatgcagctgcagagcaaacacgaTTCGGCCACCAGCTTTGTGGATGCTGGGAATGCTTACAAAAAAGCAGATCCACAAG AGGCCATCAACTGCTTAAATGCAGCTATTGATATCTACACTGACATG GGGAGATTCACTATTGCTGCCAAACATCACATCACCATTGCGGAGATTTATGAGGCCGAGCTGGTAGATATTGAGAAG GCAATTGCACACTATGAGCAGGCTGCAGACTATTACAAGGGAGAAGAATCCAACAG TTCAGCCAACAAGTGTCTGCTGAAGGTTGCTGCTTACGCCGCTCAGCTGGAGCAGTACCAGAAGGCCATCGAGATTTATGAGCAG GTTGGAACAAATACTATGGATAACCCTTTGCTCAAGTATAGCGCGAAAGAGTATTTCTTCAAAGCTGCCCTGTGCCACTTCATTGTGGATGAACTGAACGCTAAG CTGGCGCTCGAGAAATACGAAGAAATGTTCCCAGCGTTCACAGATTCAAGGGAGTGCAAGCTATTAAAA AAACTGCTGGAAGCCCACGAGGAGCAAAACTGCGAGGCCTACACCGAGGCG gTTAAAGAGTTTGATTCGATATCACGCTTGGATCAGTGGCTTACAACCATGCTGCTTCGCATCAAAAAGTCCATTCAAGGCGAAGGGGATGGGGACCTGAAGTGA